One genomic region from Croceicoccus sp. YJ47 encodes:
- a CDS encoding CPBP family intramembrane glutamic endopeptidase, with amino-acid sequence MDVISGLALLGVIGGLTWMSWRDSRDYTAFKQFECSADRVRFHRRWTLVPLAVFGVGGLAVILSLGRLDALGSLPVEFALLIAPLEAVSEPESSSLETLVGMAIGLLLGLTITAVVWRRRSKRMSQPVVGDIEALLPRNGKEVLSCVPLALNAGISEEIFYRVALPLLVLEATGSVGASLLISIAAFGLAHWYQGWKGVLATSAMGALFFWLYLSSGSIIKPIAMHVLIDIIGLVVWPLVSQSLARRRSASEPGERAISPKPAAVATAIEAKANS; translated from the coding sequence ATGGATGTGATCTCAGGTTTGGCGCTTTTGGGGGTCATAGGTGGCCTCACCTGGATGTCCTGGCGAGATTCGCGCGACTACACGGCTTTCAAGCAGTTTGAGTGCAGCGCGGACCGGGTGCGCTTCCACCGCCGATGGACGCTTGTTCCATTGGCGGTGTTCGGTGTCGGTGGGCTGGCCGTAATTCTGTCACTCGGAAGACTGGACGCACTAGGATCCCTGCCTGTCGAATTTGCGCTCCTGATCGCCCCGTTGGAGGCGGTTTCGGAACCCGAAAGTTCCAGCTTGGAAACGCTGGTCGGAATGGCCATTGGCTTGCTGCTGGGGCTGACCATCACGGCAGTGGTTTGGCGTCGCCGGTCGAAGAGGATGTCGCAGCCGGTGGTCGGCGACATCGAAGCGCTCTTGCCGCGTAACGGCAAGGAGGTGCTTTCCTGCGTTCCGCTGGCGTTGAATGCTGGCATCAGCGAAGAGATTTTCTATCGCGTCGCGCTTCCGCTGCTCGTGCTCGAAGCTACCGGATCGGTGGGGGCGTCGCTGTTGATTTCGATCGCGGCGTTCGGATTGGCGCACTGGTATCAGGGTTGGAAAGGTGTCCTCGCAACCAGCGCGATGGGGGCGCTGTTCTTCTGGCTCTATCTCTCGAGCGGATCCATCATCAAGCCGATTGCGATGCACGTGCTCATCGATATCATCGGCCTGGTAGTCTGGCCTCTGGTTTCCCAATCTCTGGCCAGGCGGCGTTCAGCGTCCGAGCCAGGCGAGCGGGCAATATCACCGAAGCCGGCAGCAGTCGCTACGGCTATCGAAGCAAAGGCAAATTCATGA
- a CDS encoding DJ-1/PfpI family protein, whose protein sequence is MQIAVLTFDGFNELDSFIAAGILNRMKSKGWAAYITSPTEQVTSMNGVTITRQRPLSFAVEADAVLIGSGIRTREIAADPVLLQQLELDPKRQLIGAQCSGTLLLAKLGLVGNLPACTDLTTKPWVIEAGVTVIDAPFVAQGNVATAGGCLSSQYLAAWMIARGASWQDASEAIHYVAPVGEKEAWIEHASAVVKEFLPLAAAA, encoded by the coding sequence ATGCAAATCGCTGTGCTCACTTTCGACGGCTTCAACGAGTTGGACTCGTTCATCGCCGCTGGCATCCTCAATCGGATGAAGTCGAAAGGCTGGGCCGCATATATCACTTCGCCCACAGAGCAGGTGACCTCGATGAACGGCGTTACGATCACACGCCAACGGCCCTTGTCGTTCGCAGTTGAAGCAGATGCGGTGCTCATCGGAAGCGGTATCAGAACGCGGGAAATTGCTGCCGATCCTGTTCTGCTCCAACAGCTTGAACTTGATCCAAAGCGGCAACTTATTGGCGCACAGTGCTCTGGAACATTGCTGTTGGCGAAGCTGGGGTTAGTGGGCAATCTTCCCGCCTGCACGGACCTTACCACGAAACCCTGGGTCATAGAGGCTGGCGTGACGGTAATCGACGCGCCGTTCGTAGCCCAGGGCAATGTCGCTACGGCTGGCGGCTGCCTGTCCTCCCAATATCTGGCCGCCTGGATGATTGCTCGCGGAGCATCTTGGCAGGACGCGTCAGAGGCAATTCACTACGTTGCTCCGGTTGGGGAAAAGGAAGCATGGATTGAGCACGCCAGCGCGGTGGTCAAAGAGTTTCTTCCTCTGGCTGCCGCAGCGTAA
- a CDS encoding MFS transporter: MQTATKPRLSLLRIIEMNIGFFGLQFSFGLQQANMGPIYGFLGADEATMPLLWLAGPMTGLIIQPIIGAMSDRTSSRLGRRTPYFLIGAIICSISLFLMPYSSALWMAASLLWILDAGNNITMEPYRAYVADRLTPDQRSIGFLTQSAFTGLAQTLSYMAPTLLTAFVAKDVLDANGIPAIVRIAFIIGAILSISTIVWSVWRVPELPLDAEEKAALEAKPLTVRATVQEIIDAIRDMPRPMQQLALAMLCQWYAMFAYWQYITFAVGRAIYDTADPSSAAFRDATLTTQQAGAVYNFIAFLCALILIPIVARLGARLVHAGCLTASGIAMLFIPGVDSPSALFVLMLGIGIGWAGMMGNTYVMLADAIPPERNGIYMGVFNMFIVIPMLIQTLTMPLIYEPLLGSDPRNVLLLGGALMIAGAIATLFVDAGHRVPRISMEDAE; encoded by the coding sequence ATGCAAACCGCCACGAAACCGCGGCTTTCGCTACTCAGAATCATCGAGATGAACATCGGCTTCTTCGGCCTGCAGTTCAGTTTCGGCCTGCAGCAGGCGAACATGGGGCCGATCTACGGTTTTCTCGGTGCGGACGAGGCGACGATGCCGCTGCTCTGGCTGGCCGGGCCGATGACGGGGCTGATCATCCAGCCGATCATCGGCGCGATGAGCGACCGCACGAGTTCGCGGCTCGGTCGGCGCACGCCCTACTTCCTGATCGGCGCCATCATCTGCTCGATCAGCCTGTTCCTGATGCCCTATTCCAGCGCGCTATGGATGGCGGCCTCGTTGCTGTGGATTCTCGATGCAGGCAACAACATCACGATGGAGCCCTATCGTGCCTATGTCGCAGACCGGCTTACACCGGACCAGCGATCCATCGGCTTCCTGACACAGAGCGCTTTCACAGGGCTCGCACAGACGCTGTCGTACATGGCCCCTACCCTGCTTACCGCTTTCGTGGCCAAGGATGTGCTTGATGCCAACGGCATCCCGGCCATTGTCAGGATCGCCTTCATCATCGGCGCAATCCTGTCGATCAGCACCATTGTGTGGTCGGTGTGGCGGGTGCCGGAATTGCCGCTGGATGCAGAGGAAAAGGCCGCACTCGAAGCCAAGCCCCTGACCGTGCGGGCGACGGTGCAGGAGATCATCGACGCCATCCGCGACATGCCGCGGCCTATGCAGCAACTCGCCTTGGCCATGCTGTGCCAGTGGTATGCGATGTTCGCTTACTGGCAGTACATTACCTTTGCCGTGGGGCGCGCCATCTATGACACCGCCGATCCATCAAGCGCGGCATTTCGCGACGCCACCCTGACGACCCAGCAGGCAGGGGCAGTTTACAATTTCATTGCCTTCCTTTGTGCGCTGATACTCATCCCGATCGTTGCCAGGCTCGGGGCACGGCTTGTCCATGCCGGATGCCTGACCGCATCGGGTATCGCCATGCTGTTCATCCCGGGCGTGGATTCGCCTTCCGCCCTGTTCGTGCTGATGCTGGGCATCGGCATCGGCTGGGCTGGCATGATGGGCAACACCTATGTCATGCTGGCCGATGCTATCCCGCCGGAACGCAACGGCATCTACATGGGCGTGTTCAACATGTTCATCGTCATCCCCATGCTTATCCAGACACTCACGATGCCTCTCATCTATGAACCCCTTCTCGGCAGCGATCCCCGCAACGTCCTCCTGCTGGGCGGGGCGCTGATGATTGCTGGTGCAATCGCGACTTTGTTCGTAGATGCCGGACACAGGGTACCTCGCATTTCCATGGAGGATGCGGAGTAA
- a CDS encoding TonB-dependent siderophore receptor codes for MKFRHALAFGVALSALSNPVFAQDEAVADQSAEDGEFDPMNVIVVTGATTGERSRFETTYAITVLDQDELNRRAPSAISDIIGTAPGLYVESSGGVIGNNVYSRGLPNDNYRYIPVLEDGLPVWEEGAGAFTNADIFYRVDQTIESAQIVRGGSASITASNAPGGVLNIVTKRTAPTLEGIAKVEWGDYDHFRGDFNLVGPISDDVSFHVGGFYRSDNGGRDPGFNGNRGGQFRAGLTYDDGENSLYVGYRKLADHAIFYTPMPLASTDEGLPGLSAQDGTLYNSDWRNFIVPNGNGDFETDVDLGDGVYTNTDTLTVLGESFLNDWLSINVKGRYTSGRVDYIGLFSNNVETVSDFQARALGSLQGADPLTTGVVFRNANTGNDIAASDIGNGLVLTESIFATFVDVENLIGDISFNGEFDRGSITVGYYYSNFDQRQLWNWNDVLVEALNRPRLLDVVGQDASGNDTVALTLNGLSNLHGNLQLFTDHVEINALYATGSFDVTDALRVDAGLRYHMVTKAGTIARTNSIDLGNPDTIVDDNVAVFSGGVTPYNFDTDQLAFSLGANYEFNPDFAAFARYSRSFRVTPEFQQWFNCCGNVEDDIELLEGGLKYSRPGIGAFVTLFYNNFPNIAFSNIGANGQVESATAAARSYGVEVELNWQPADIFDIAVSGSLQDISYTGFSGTDANGPFDFSGNQIRRQPEYTASIRPTLHLLDEKLDIFANAQFIGRRYEDVANTVELPAYTVIDLGADLAVTDRISLQAMVTNLFDEVGITEGNPRAGAISNTGGPIFQGRPIFGRQIRVGATVSF; via the coding sequence ATGAAGTTCCGTCACGCTTTGGCCTTTGGCGTCGCCCTCAGTGCCCTTTCGAACCCCGTATTCGCGCAGGATGAAGCCGTTGCGGATCAGTCCGCCGAAGATGGCGAATTCGATCCCATGAATGTTATCGTCGTGACCGGCGCCACTACTGGGGAGCGCTCGCGCTTCGAAACCACCTACGCGATCACGGTCCTGGACCAGGATGAACTGAATCGGCGCGCTCCCAGCGCGATCTCCGATATCATCGGCACCGCGCCCGGCCTCTATGTCGAAAGTTCGGGAGGCGTCATTGGCAACAACGTCTATTCGCGCGGCCTCCCTAACGACAACTATCGATACATCCCGGTCCTCGAAGACGGCTTGCCGGTTTGGGAAGAAGGCGCAGGTGCCTTCACCAACGCCGACATTTTCTATCGCGTCGATCAGACCATCGAAAGCGCACAGATCGTTCGCGGTGGCTCGGCTTCCATCACCGCGTCGAACGCGCCGGGCGGTGTGCTGAACATTGTCACCAAGCGAACGGCCCCGACGCTGGAAGGCATCGCCAAGGTCGAGTGGGGTGATTACGATCACTTCCGAGGCGACTTCAACCTGGTCGGTCCGATTTCCGACGACGTCTCGTTTCACGTTGGCGGATTCTATCGCAGTGACAATGGCGGTCGCGATCCGGGCTTCAATGGCAACCGCGGCGGGCAGTTCCGCGCTGGCCTGACCTATGATGACGGCGAAAACTCGCTCTACGTCGGATATCGCAAACTGGCCGACCACGCGATCTTCTACACCCCGATGCCGCTCGCCAGCACCGACGAGGGCCTGCCGGGATTGAGTGCGCAGGATGGCACCCTTTACAACAGTGACTGGCGCAATTTCATCGTGCCCAACGGCAACGGCGATTTCGAGACCGATGTCGATCTGGGCGACGGCGTCTATACGAACACGGATACCCTCACCGTACTTGGCGAGTCTTTCCTCAATGACTGGCTGTCGATCAATGTAAAAGGCCGCTACACTTCAGGCCGAGTGGATTACATCGGCCTCTTCTCGAACAACGTCGAGACGGTGTCCGATTTCCAGGCTCGCGCCCTCGGCAGCCTTCAGGGCGCAGACCCGCTGACCACCGGCGTCGTTTTCCGCAATGCCAACACCGGCAATGACATCGCTGCCAGCGATATTGGCAACGGGCTCGTCCTGACCGAAAGCATCTTCGCCACTTTCGTCGATGTCGAAAACCTGATCGGCGACATCTCCTTCAACGGGGAGTTCGATCGCGGCAGCATCACCGTGGGCTATTACTACAGCAACTTCGATCAGCGGCAGCTGTGGAACTGGAATGACGTGCTGGTCGAAGCGCTCAACCGTCCCCGGCTGCTGGACGTCGTGGGGCAGGACGCCTCCGGCAACGATACGGTCGCGCTGACCCTGAACGGCCTGAGCAACTTGCACGGCAACCTGCAGTTGTTCACCGATCACGTCGAGATCAATGCGCTCTATGCGACCGGCAGCTTTGATGTCACTGACGCGCTGCGTGTCGATGCGGGCCTCCGCTATCACATGGTCACGAAAGCTGGCACGATCGCCCGGACCAACTCCATTGATCTTGGGAACCCGGATACCATTGTCGACGACAACGTGGCGGTCTTCAGTGGCGGCGTAACGCCCTACAACTTCGACACCGATCAGCTCGCGTTCTCTCTTGGTGCGAACTACGAGTTCAATCCCGATTTCGCGGCATTCGCCCGCTACAGCCGCAGCTTTCGTGTCACCCCGGAATTCCAGCAATGGTTCAATTGCTGCGGCAACGTGGAGGACGATATCGAGTTGCTCGAAGGGGGGCTGAAGTACTCCCGTCCTGGCATCGGGGCATTCGTGACCCTGTTCTACAACAACTTCCCGAACATTGCCTTCTCCAACATCGGGGCGAATGGACAGGTTGAAAGTGCGACAGCGGCCGCCCGGTCTTACGGCGTGGAAGTTGAATTGAACTGGCAGCCTGCGGATATCTTCGACATCGCGGTGTCGGGCAGCCTGCAGGACATCAGCTACACCGGTTTCTCCGGAACGGATGCCAATGGTCCGTTCGATTTCTCGGGCAACCAGATCCGTCGCCAGCCTGAATACACGGCTTCAATCCGGCCCACTCTCCACCTGCTAGACGAGAAGCTCGACATCTTTGCCAATGCCCAGTTTATCGGGCGCCGGTACGAGGATGTCGCCAACACGGTCGAACTGCCCGCATACACGGTGATTGATCTTGGTGCAGACCTTGCGGTGACCGACCGCATTTCTCTCCAGGCGATGGTGACCAACTTGTTCGACGAGGTCGGCATTACCGAAGGGAACCCTCGCGCTGGTGCCATCAGCAACACCGGTGGGCCGATCTTCCAGGGGCGCCCGATCTTCGGCCGCCAGATCAGGGTCGGTGCTACGGTCTCCTTTTGA
- a CDS encoding GNAT family N-acetyltransferase codes for MFEVQEDDLSSNETRELLALHLAGMYSHSPAGNVFALDLTGLQSPEVTVWTARAGNRIAAVGALKMLSDRMAEVKSMRTHPDFLRRGAAAAILETIIDTAADRGVERLSLETGSGDAFEPALTLYRRRGFVKGDAFGDYEESEFNQFLHLKLQEADSRIR; via the coding sequence ATGTTCGAAGTTCAAGAGGATGATCTCTCCTCAAATGAAACGCGGGAATTACTCGCCTTGCACCTTGCCGGGATGTATTCGCATTCTCCTGCTGGCAACGTTTTCGCTCTCGATCTTACCGGGCTTCAATCGCCCGAGGTGACAGTCTGGACGGCCCGGGCTGGAAATCGGATCGCCGCGGTCGGCGCGTTGAAGATGCTGAGTGATCGAATGGCCGAGGTTAAATCCATGCGGACCCATCCGGACTTTCTGAGACGTGGTGCTGCCGCCGCAATACTGGAAACGATTATCGATACCGCAGCGGATCGCGGTGTCGAACGGCTAAGCCTCGAAACAGGAAGCGGCGATGCCTTCGAGCCAGCGCTCACGCTCTATCGTCGGCGCGGCTTCGTGAAGGGTGACGCATTCGGCGATTACGAGGAAAGCGAGTTCAATCAGTTCCTCCATCTCAAACTCCAAGAGGCCGATTCACGCATTCGCTAG
- a CDS encoding transposase, whose protein sequence is MYVRINGEMRHLWCAVDHEGEVLESYVTNRRDKAAALRFMKKTVKRHGSPHVMTTDGLRSYKAAMSDLGCEQKQETGRYVNNRGENSHLPFQPRERAMLRFRQIKSLQKFASVQASFHNHFNSERHLIDRRTHKISCPATLAEWQVLMA, encoded by the coding sequence ATGTACGTCCGCATCAACGGCGAGATGAGGCACCTGTGGTGCGCCGTCGATCACGAGGGCGAAGTATTGGAAAGCTACGTCACCAATAGAAGGGACAAGGCAGCCGCCCTGCGCTTCATGAAGAAAACAGTGAAACGCCATGGCTCTCCACATGTCATGACGACGGACGGACTGCGCTCCTACAAAGCCGCGATGTCCGACCTTGGCTGCGAGCAGAAGCAGGAGACCGGCCGCTACGTGAACAACCGCGGTGAAAACTCGCACCTGCCATTCCAACCAAGGGAACGAGCGATGCTGCGCTTCAGGCAAATAAAGTCGCTGCAAAAATTCGCTTCAGTTCAAGCATCCTTCCATAACCACTTCAATTCCGAACGACACCTCATTGATCGTCGAACTCACAAGATCAGCTGCCCAGCCACATTGGCTGAGTGGCAAGTCCTCATGGCTTAA
- a CDS encoding transcriptional regulator, whose product MSPGLDEIFNATARLQIAAILLRADEAEFSVIRDVMDVSDSALSKHLSTLAEAGYASIRKAPRDGRQRTWAVLTPEGRQAFRQHVKALQELITVAERDFDGASS is encoded by the coding sequence ATGAGCCCGGGACTTGACGAGATATTCAATGCGACCGCGCGCCTGCAGATCGCCGCGATCCTTCTGCGTGCCGACGAGGCCGAATTCTCAGTCATTCGCGACGTGATGGATGTCAGCGATTCGGCTCTTTCGAAACATTTGTCGACACTTGCCGAAGCGGGCTACGCGTCGATCAGGAAAGCGCCACGGGACGGGCGTCAGCGAACCTGGGCCGTGCTGACGCCAGAGGGCCGGCAGGCGTTCCGCCAGCATGTGAAGGCGCTCCAGGAACTGATTACCGTCGCCGAAAGGGATTTTGATGGGGCAAGTTCCTGA
- a CDS encoding glycoside hydrolase family 68 protein has product MAMSPSSLKQEAHPPHPTLRWTSVDIDKLKLDDTNQAPVIESDMARPMSPDLDVWDSWPLADPAGKPVRWRDGELWFALAVPREDDPEERHHKARIHHFHRVADRFVHLGQTLTEGHTPGTREWSGSARFENGQVTLFLTVAGRAGDRATTFMQRIFSTSASLDPDGDFGIWSPAVECVSADGLHYRPADQLVGEPGKIKALRDPAHFRDADGTNYLLFTGSSAAQPGSHDGVIGLAVEDEQGKYRTLPPVITAVGVNNELERPHIVEHGGLLYLFWSTQRGVFAPGIVAPTGLYGAVASSISGPWQLLNGTGLVLSNPADAPTQCYSWWVLPDFSVASFVDYWGPADESRPETETRRARFGGTFAPFVQIAVEGNHSWLVR; this is encoded by the coding sequence ATGGCAATGTCTCCAAGCTCCCTGAAGCAGGAAGCTCATCCACCTCATCCGACTCTTCGCTGGACGTCTGTCGATATCGATAAGTTGAAACTCGATGATACCAACCAGGCACCGGTGATCGAAAGCGACATGGCGCGGCCCATGTCTCCCGATCTCGATGTCTGGGATTCCTGGCCGCTTGCCGATCCGGCTGGAAAGCCGGTGCGCTGGCGGGATGGCGAACTCTGGTTTGCTCTCGCCGTACCGCGCGAAGACGATCCGGAGGAGCGGCATCACAAGGCGCGCATCCATCATTTCCACAGGGTCGCGGACCGCTTCGTCCATCTCGGGCAGACGCTGACCGAAGGGCACACGCCAGGCACGCGCGAATGGTCTGGCTCGGCCCGCTTTGAAAACGGGCAGGTAACGCTTTTCCTGACGGTGGCTGGCCGGGCAGGCGACCGGGCGACGACCTTCATGCAGCGCATCTTCTCCACCTCTGCCAGCCTCGATCCGGACGGGGACTTCGGCATCTGGTCGCCCGCGGTCGAATGTGTCTCAGCCGACGGCCTGCATTACCGGCCTGCCGACCAGCTTGTGGGCGAGCCGGGCAAGATCAAGGCGCTGCGCGACCCCGCACATTTCCGTGATGCCGATGGAACCAACTACCTGCTGTTTACCGGGTCTTCAGCAGCACAACCGGGTTCGCACGACGGGGTCATCGGGCTGGCTGTCGAGGACGAGCAGGGCAAGTATCGAACCCTGCCTCCCGTCATCACCGCTGTAGGAGTGAACAACGAGCTGGAGCGGCCGCACATCGTGGAGCACGGGGGGCTTCTGTACCTGTTCTGGTCAACGCAGCGCGGAGTTTTCGCGCCGGGTATCGTGGCGCCTACAGGGCTCTACGGCGCTGTGGCGAGCAGCATTTCCGGGCCGTGGCAACTTCTGAACGGCACTGGTCTGGTGCTGAGCAACCCGGCTGATGCGCCAACACAGTGCTACAGCTGGTGGGTCTTGCCCGATTTTTCCGTGGCCAGCTTCGTCGATTATTGGGGTCCGGCAGACGAAAGCCGACCCGAAACCGAAACGCGCCGGGCGAGGTTCGGCGGCACGTTCGCGCCATTTGTCCAGATCGCCGTGGAAGGCAATCATTCGTGGCTGGTCCGATAG
- a CDS encoding glycoside hydrolase family 97 protein, protein MFTHSPKVTLALASLTTLLWSGSLKAEDIASPDGDVVVSFELQDGKPVYAAHFQGKPVLDWSELGVEFRERSALVQDFTLTNVERVSRKAEWEQPWGERRLVRDEFNGASFDLATATGEGLSIEFRVYDDGFGFRYHIPGEEGRAYIISDERTQFRFAENFQAWSIPAYREKFSEYEYSRSALSAISTAQTPLTLEGNGFAMAVHEAALMDYASMNLRMVEDNTRTLKADLSPWSNGDLVRANGPVSTPWRTVLLAETPAELADSTIILNLNEPNQLGDVSWAQPQKYVGIFWAMHTGRLTWEPGPMLGATTERAIEYIDWAAEHGIDGVLIEGWNVGWDVPRWWVNGNSRFIFDEAQPAFDMAAVSAHAAERGINIIGHHETGAQVQDYLSQLPDALDYYEQYGIHAIKQGYVGTRLDETEWPDGQYAVETFHIAARAAAAHQIAVFPHEPIKPTGVRRTLPNIMSREGARGQEYNGGSPDGGNAVDHTTILPFTRILSGPLDYTPGVFGFDYRENRPNNRVPSTLTNQLALFVVLYSPVQMAVDLPSNYDRYPDAFQFIQDVPVDWETSRTLAGEIGEYVVVARQDRNSQDWYLGAITNDDARSLEVSLEFLPSGRYEATIYADGVDADWRTNPEAFEVSRQVVTSEDMLSMRLVSGGGQAIRFRRLEG, encoded by the coding sequence ATGTTCACACATTCCCCCAAAGTGACGCTGGCTCTGGCCAGCCTCACAACCCTTCTCTGGTCTGGCTCGCTCAAGGCGGAAGACATTGCCTCTCCCGATGGAGATGTTGTCGTCAGTTTCGAGCTTCAGGACGGCAAACCGGTCTACGCTGCCCACTTTCAAGGGAAGCCAGTCTTGGACTGGTCGGAACTGGGAGTGGAGTTTCGTGAACGCTCGGCTCTCGTCCAGGATTTCACCTTGACCAATGTCGAGCGTGTCTCGCGCAAGGCCGAGTGGGAGCAACCCTGGGGAGAGCGTCGCCTTGTTCGCGATGAGTTCAACGGCGCCAGCTTTGACCTTGCAACTGCGACCGGGGAGGGTCTCTCCATCGAATTCCGGGTCTATGACGACGGATTCGGATTTCGTTATCACATTCCGGGCGAGGAGGGCCGGGCCTATATCATCTCGGACGAACGGACGCAGTTCCGGTTTGCTGAAAACTTTCAGGCCTGGTCCATCCCGGCATACCGCGAAAAATTCAGCGAGTATGAATATTCACGCTCTGCACTTTCGGCGATTTCAACCGCGCAAACTCCGCTGACACTGGAGGGCAACGGCTTCGCGATGGCAGTCCACGAAGCGGCCCTGATGGACTACGCGTCCATGAATTTGCGCATGGTGGAGGACAACACCCGCACGCTCAAGGCGGACCTTTCGCCCTGGTCCAATGGTGATCTCGTCCGCGCCAATGGACCTGTTAGCACGCCTTGGAGAACCGTTCTGCTGGCGGAAACCCCTGCCGAACTTGCCGACTCCACGATTATTCTCAATCTCAACGAACCGAACCAGCTCGGCGATGTTTCCTGGGCGCAGCCACAGAAGTACGTCGGAATTTTCTGGGCCATGCACACCGGTCGCCTGACATGGGAACCCGGCCCCATGCTTGGCGCGACGACCGAGCGCGCCATCGAGTACATTGATTGGGCAGCCGAGCACGGCATTGACGGCGTCTTGATCGAGGGCTGGAATGTGGGCTGGGATGTCCCGCGATGGTGGGTGAACGGCAACAGCCGCTTCATTTTCGACGAGGCGCAGCCCGCCTTCGATATGGCGGCGGTTTCAGCCCACGCGGCAGAGCGCGGCATCAACATTATCGGTCACCACGAGACAGGAGCACAAGTTCAGGATTACCTGAGCCAGCTGCCCGACGCGCTGGATTATTACGAGCAATACGGCATCCATGCGATCAAGCAGGGCTATGTGGGGACACGTCTGGACGAAACCGAATGGCCGGACGGACAGTATGCGGTCGAGACCTTCCATATCGCTGCGCGCGCGGCGGCGGCTCACCAGATCGCGGTCTTCCCGCACGAACCGATCAAGCCGACAGGTGTGCGGCGGACACTGCCAAATATCATGAGCCGCGAGGGTGCTCGAGGCCAGGAATACAATGGCGGCAGCCCTGACGGTGGCAACGCGGTGGATCACACGACCATCCTTCCGTTCACGCGCATTCTTTCCGGCCCGCTTGACTACACGCCAGGCGTATTCGGCTTTGATTATCGCGAGAACCGACCCAACAACCGCGTTCCCTCGACATTGACCAATCAACTGGCGCTATTCGTCGTGCTCTACAGCCCTGTTCAGATGGCAGTGGACCTTCCGAGCAATTACGACCGCTATCCAGATGCTTTCCAGTTTATCCAGGATGTGCCTGTTGACTGGGAAACAAGCCGGACGCTGGCTGGCGAAATCGGCGAATATGTCGTGGTGGCTCGCCAGGATCGCAATTCACAGGATTGGTACCTCGGTGCGATCACCAATGATGATGCGCGTAGCCTTGAGGTGTCGTTGGAGTTTCTGCCTTCGGGGCGATACGAAGCTACGATCTATGCTGACGGAGTCGACGCCGATTGGCGGACCAACCCGGAAGCATTCGAGGTTTCACGCCAGGTCGTGACATCTGAAGATATGCTGTCGATGCGCCTCGTCAGTGGTGGCGGTCAGGCCATTCGCTTCCGTCGGTTGGAGGGGTGA
- a CDS encoding ROK family protein, with amino-acid sequence MAGERLLAGIEAGGTKFVLAVGTSPTRIVARHTIPTRSPEFTLAEAAEWFEAHGRIDALGIGSFGPLELDSSSSGWGKIATTPKPGWSNCDIAGYFGARLGVPVGFDTDVNAAALAEYTFGSGAAASSLAYITVGTGIGGGLVIDGKAVHGAAHPEMGHIFPRRRALNTDFGGICPVHGDCLEGLACGPAIKARWGASLSELPEDHEAHGVIADYLAQLCHTLFAVSAIELIAMGGGVLKAPGLLDRVRQAAAQLDGGYLPGGSRHRITAPGLGDDAGVIGALLLADCA; translated from the coding sequence ATGGCGGGCGAACGGTTGCTGGCGGGGATCGAGGCAGGCGGTACTAAATTCGTGCTCGCAGTCGGCACATCGCCCACCCGGATTGTCGCGCGCCATACGATTCCCACCCGCTCGCCGGAATTCACGCTGGCCGAGGCCGCCGAGTGGTTCGAGGCACACGGCCGGATCGACGCCTTGGGCATCGGCAGCTTTGGCCCCCTCGAGCTCGATTCGTCGTCGAGCGGCTGGGGAAAGATTGCCACTACGCCAAAACCCGGCTGGTCGAATTGCGATATCGCTGGCTATTTCGGTGCCCGTCTTGGCGTTCCTGTCGGTTTCGATACCGATGTGAATGCCGCGGCGCTGGCGGAATACACGTTCGGGTCAGGCGCGGCAGCGTCATCGCTAGCCTACATTACGGTTGGCACCGGGATCGGTGGCGGGCTGGTGATCGATGGCAAGGCCGTGCACGGGGCGGCTCACCCTGAAATGGGGCATATCTTTCCGCGTCGCCGTGCGCTCAATACAGATTTCGGAGGCATCTGCCCGGTGCATGGCGATTGCCTGGAGGGACTGGCGTGCGGCCCTGCCATCAAGGCACGATGGGGCGCATCCTTGTCAGAATTGCCTGAAGACCACGAAGCGCATGGGGTCATAGCAGATTATCTCGCGCAGCTTTGCCACACCCTGTTTGCCGTGAGTGCAATCGAACTGATCGCGATGGGCGGCGGTGTGCTGAAAGCCCCCGGATTACTGGACCGCGTAAGACAAGCCGCTGCACAGCTAGATGGGGGATACCTTCCGGGTGGATCAAGGCATAGGATCACAGCGCCCGGCTTAGGTGACGATGCGGGGGTAATCGGCGCCTTGTTGCTGGCAGATTGCGCTTGA